Proteins found in one Triticum urartu cultivar G1812 chromosome 4, Tu2.1, whole genome shotgun sequence genomic segment:
- the LOC125550472 gene encoding serine/threonine-protein phosphatase PP1, translating into MAAAPAAGGQGGGMDAALLDDIIRRLLEVRTARPGKQVQLSESEIRQLCTASRDIFLTQPNLLELEAPIKICGDIHGQYSDLLRLFEYGGFPPEANYLFLGDYVDRGKQSLETICLLLAYKIKYPENFFLLRGNHECASINRIYGFYDECKRRFNVRLWKVFTDCFNCLPVAALIDDKILCMHGGLSPDLGHLDEIKNLPRPTDVPDTGLLCDLLWSDPGKDVQGWGMNDRGVSYTFGHDKVTEFLLKHDLDLICRAHQVVEDGYEFFADRQLVTIFSAPNYCGEFDNAGAMMSVDETLMCSFQILKPAERKIKFMASNKM; encoded by the exons atggcggcggcgccggcggcgggaGGGCAGGGAGGCGGCATGGACGCCGCGCTCCTCGACGACATCATCCGCCGTCTGCTCGAGGTGCGGACGGCGCGCCCCGGCAAGCAGGTGCAGCTCTCCGAGTCGGAGATCCGCCAACTCTGCACCGCCTCCCGCGACATCTTCCTCACCCAGCCCAACCTCCTCGAGCTCGAGGCGCCCATTAAAATCTGCG GTGATATCCATGGTCAGTACAGTGATCTTTTAAGGCTATTTGAGTATGGAGGTTTTCCCCCAGAAGCCAACTATCTATTCTTAGGCGATTATGTTGATCGAGGCAAACAGAGTCTGGAGACTATATGCCTCCTCCTTGCATACAAAATCAAGTACCCCGAGAACTTTTTTCTTCTGAGAGGCAACCATGAGTGTGCTTCAATAAACAGAATATATGGATTTTATGATGAATGCAAGCGTCGCTTCAATGTGCGGCTATGGAAGGTCTTCACCGACTGTTTTAATTGTCTCCCTGTGGCCGCTCTAATCGATGATAAAATATTATGCATGCATGGTGGCCTTTCTCCTGATCTGGGACACCTAGATGAGATAAAAAACTTGCCCCGTCCTACCGATGTGCCAGATACAGGTCTACTATGCGATCTTCTTTGGTCTGATCCAGGAAAAGATGTCCAAGGGTGGGGCATGAATGATAGGGGCGTTTCATACACATTTGGCCATGACAAAGTTACGGAGTTCCTTCTAAAGCATGATCTTGATCTTATTTGCCGTGCCCACCAG GTTGTCGAGGATGGGTATGAATTCTTTGCTGACAGGCAACTGGTCACCATATTTTCGGCTCCCAACTATTGTGGTGAATTTGATAATGCTGGAGCAATGATGAGTGTTGATGAAACTTTGATGTGTTCATTTCAAATTCTCAAACCTGCTGAGAGAAAAATCAAATTTATGGCGTCAAACAAAATGTGA